TAGAGGAACACTCCAACTCATGGCGTTGGTAAAAACCACATCTATTTCAGATCACTAAAGCAATTAAAGTTATTAACATTGCCTAAAAAATACAcacgctggggcgcctgggtggcgcagtcggttaagcgtccgacttcagccaggtcacgatctcgcggtccgtgagttcgagccccgcgtcaggctctgggctgatggctcggagcctggagcctgcttccgattctgtgtctccctctctctctgcccctcccccgttcatgctctgtctctctctgtcccagaaataaataaacgttgaaaaaaaaaatacacacgcatacacacacacacgtacgtgcacatgcatgcacacacacacacacacacgtacgtgcacatgcatgcacacacacacgtactccCAGTAAGATGAATCTGAAAAAAATTGTTGGTTCTGATGACTTTACAGGGACAATGACATCAATGCTGGTGGAACACCTAACAAAGAGACTAAAAGAGAGGGGAGGCCTGGGCAGCTAAGTCAGttaagtctgacttcagctaagatcatggtctcaccattcctgagttcaatccctgagtcaggctctgtgctgacagcttggagcctagagcctgcttcagattctgtatctccctctctctctgcccccccccccacccactcacactctgtctctcaaaaataaaataaaaacattaaaaaaatttttaaaaaaagactaaaagagcAAACTCAAATTTTTGCAAATGAGACAAGTCCTTCAGAGCAGAATAAGGTCTGTGGTTTAAATAGTAATGCTGTGCCAATGTTAACTTGCCTATTTTTATAATAGGACTGTCGTCATTTAAGAATACCCCTGCTTTTAGTAAATATAGACAGATAAGTATATATGAAAATGAAGCATTACGTCTTCAACCGGTTATTAAACAGTTAAGGATAAAAAGTGTGGTAAAACGTTAACATTTGGGGAAATCTGGGTCAAGCATGTACAGGAATTCTTCGTAAAATGTAAGCATCTTTTCTGTAATTCTAAAATTATgtcaaagtaaaaagttaaaatgaaaataagacctcagaatttattatttaattttagtctttAGTTGATTGGTATCTTTTAacacatttctcattttggtgtttcagtttcagattctttgtaAATCTTATAAAACTCTAACTTTGTGCCGATAATACAAACATTTTGAtggaagtttattcattttaagagtgGGAAGAGAAAACTTTATTAATGACCTTCTGATTTGGAGACCTCTGTATTCTGGCCAAGAGAAAAATTACCCATTAAATTTACACACAGCTGCCACTTTTAATCAGTCGGCAACAGGCCATTGCAAAATTTTGTCACATGCAGTACGTCGAGGAAGACAAGCAAATTTCATGCTCGTGAATATATTTCatgcttcattttttataaaGTAAACTTCTTGCTCAGAAGCCATGTTGCTCagaatattttaatagtaaaGACAACACTCCCCTAACTTGCCTGTTTTATCAGAAGCATGGCGAGCAGGAAAGGGAAATCCCTAATCACAATAAGGGTCCATTCTGGTGATGACACACTGTTGTTTCTTCTATATTTGAAGTGGCTAATAGAACAAGTTTGCCGCTGGAAGCCTGGCTGGCTCCTGTGTGGACATTGTCAAACTGGACACAGAGTTTATTCTCTACTATTGACAGGTTGAGTACCGAGTGGTGCATGTACAGGAATCAGCCAAAGAGAATACAGGGTCTTTTACTGAGCCAAAGAATGACCACTATCCATCCTGCCATGGCTACCTTAATTAAGAGCGCATCGCATCAGGATGCAGGTGGCTCAGTATAACAATGGACTACATGCTCAGTATTATGTTTCTAGTTGCTTGACTATGAAGCAGCTTCTCCGGTAAAAGTAACTTAAGTGACTATTCCATGAACATATATACCTCCCCGCATCGGTACATTCAGAAAAATCTCTCCCCATATCGCTTATCTAGAACTACTTGtgtgaagtttttattttcttacttccaAATCCCTGATCCTCAAGCCAAACTGTTAGCCACTACTCATGAAGTACAGTCATACTTCTGGATATCCCTTCTGTGGGGAAAGTCAACAACCAAGTGCATTGCTTGGAATTAAGTTCTTACAGGGAGTTTTTCTTCTCCAGTGTCTTTCATGGCTACCCTTGAATAGAGCTATATAACTGTCAAAGAACGTCAAGGGTGTGAAATTTTGTCCCACTTCTAGCCAACAAGTTAGTCTTCTATAGTTCACAGATTCTGGCACAAGACCCAAGACACCAAAGTGACAGAGGACTTTATTACTCATGACTCAGCAAGCTCCATGAGTTCCATGTTTGTATCTGTTACCCTTGTCCCCCAAAGTCTCAAGTGGGTGTTGTAGAGCAGCCCAGGTTGATGGTGGACACGAAGCAAGATTATGTCACTGTCGAGAAACCCTGAACTCAGGGTTTTGTATAGTGTTGTGTGATGTAAAGAAGCCTGCTTAAAATATTCCCCAAAGGGAGAAATTATCTTTAATAAGttgcacagaaaaacaaaactttcctcCCCTCAAAGAAAGacatcatttctattttccaaagTTATTTCATACATAAACATGCTTAAACAATATTCTGGAATAAAGGGTGTCTGCTTAAAAGAAAGTCAgaaagagaggcgcctgggtgactcggtcggttaagcgtccaactttggctcaggtcatgatctcatgcttcatgacttcgagtcctgtatcaggctctatgctgacagctcagagcctggatgctttggattctgtctccctctctctctaccctcccccgctcacagtccatctttctgtctcaaaaataaataaacattaaaaagtaaaaataaataaaagacagaaacataAGAAACGCATGAAGAATTGTCTGTCTACATCCACCCTTCATTTCTACATGGGCTTGGCTTTTGGACAATTTACCCAAGAATATGCCGTTTCATAGCCAATCTGACAGGGGTTGAAACCAAATATGTTCAAATTTCCCAATACAGTTTAATTAAGGTAACTCTCAACAGGACTCCAAGAAACAGGATAAGGTCAACCTGTGGTATTAGTCGCAACCAGACTTATCAGAATCCCAGACACAGGCAGGTGAACGAACCCCACAAATCATGGTATTTTGAGAAAAGTAGGTGTCTTTCTCCTGACGCTTCTGCAATGACTTGTCCGCTTATCCCAACACATTAGTTCAGGTACAGCAGGATGTATTAGTAATTGCATGGACTCCATCTTAACCCATTTGGATAAAGCCTAAGACAAATTTATCAGCAATCACTATTTGCTTCCACTATTTACGGCCACAAAGAAGGATGTCTTGAATTTACCAGCAGGCGGTCTAATTTACCATTTAAACAGCTAGGCCATCGCCAATAGCCCAAGAACCAGACACATAACATATATACCAAGGTTCATCAAGGGAAGTATTATCCAGAATTAGTATCTTGAGCTCTGCTTACTGAGTACAGTAACCTCCTCTGTTTTCTGTTCTGCTTAGGTGCTGCTGAGGCTAAACAGCCACCGCAGTCCTGTGGACACAACCGGTTTTCAACTAAAGCACATTTAGTTAGAGAGGTTCATCAGTTTCCGTGGAGTGACAACAAAGTATCAACTGACCTATGATTGGTGTGCCTTTGGTCTCCTAGAGACTAGAGAGGAAGATgcacattcttttaaattaatctttgCAGTTGTACTGAAATATCAATCATAACCACAATTTGAGACACTAATCTCAGAAGAAAGGTTTCAATGTGACTAATTGGGAAATTCATTTTTGTCTGATGGCTTTCAAAAGCTGCTACTAAATAGAAGACCATgactgaatgtttatttttttaaaaaatcataattttactATGAAACCAATGTGACACAAATTAAAGCAGAGATAGCAATTAATCAAACTGTTTTCCCAAAAGAGATAATTAAAATGTTCTTCTACCCTAGATTCTTTCATTAACTAATAACCTAGAAAGTGATCTACCATTTCAAGGGAAATAACTTTGTCCCTAAAccctaaatataaaataattgtctGCTCTtgaatatatataactatattgtttttcaatgtttgctaaaaataatttaatacccAAAAAAAGCTTCCTGGGGGACCACACACACATAATAGAAAGTTATCTCATAATATCcaggtaattttaaattttactggcTTCACAAAGATTTCTTTCAGGTGCACTAGACTGGACTACTTGAGGGTTTGTGGTTGAACTGAATGGCAGTGTattgaatattgaaaaatatcagataataggaaaaatatgttCTATCTTAGTAAGAAAGCCTTTGGACTTATATATCTATAGCTTTTATTCACTTAATCATCAAACAGAAAGTTATTGACAATCTTTGTATTAGATACTATAAAAGGTAGGTGATTCGCTTGGgcacaaaatacaaatattagtGCTTAACAATATCAGTTTCAAGTTTAGGATGTGTTACAGACATGTTAGCAGTTGGTTACCATATAGTGTGGCAAGTGctacaaagaagaaatcaatggATAAAAAACCTATATATGGGAAACACTTACTCTACCCTGAAAAGTCAGGAAAGCCTCCTAGAAGAAGCAGCACAACCGGGTACTGGAAGTTTAGTGGGAGGAAAGTCAGACAAAGGGAATGATGGCAAAGAGAAAGTGTTCTGCGCAGAGATTAGAAACATgtataaaattggggcacctgggtgtctcactcagttaagtgtccggcttccactcaggtcatgatctcatggctcttgggttcgagccccgcggcggactctgtgctgacagttaagaacctggagcctgcttcggattctgtgcctcactctctctctgccccccacttctctctctttgtctctctctcaaaaaaaaatagacattttttttaagtgtataaaatTCTGGGTTACATTCGAATAGCAATGGTGGCTTGGAATACCTGTGACATAAACACTATACGAAGAGAACCACAAAAGATGAGCCTGATCTGAGATGTAGGAACCGGATTTTCAAGAGTTATGTCAGCCATGTGGAAGAAAGGCTTTTACCTTGAGAAGAATAGGAAGACATTGAAGAATTACACCAGGAGAACATAAAAATGAAGTTCGTGTCTATAAAAGTTTACATAAGCCAAActgtgaggaacagagagacacaggaaaGATTGGAGGCAAGAATAAAAACTCAGGGTCAGTTGTAACCAAATAACAAGTCATTGTGGTTGGATCAAGGAACCGATATCAGTGAAAAGATATGCAAAGTGTGTAAAGTATGAAATAGGTATCAGGGACAAATTGAATATTGGCATGGGAAATAGGAAAGCAAAGTAAAAGGTAATTGGTCTGATTTGGAAAACTGAATGGATAATGGCACTGTTAGTTGaagatgtaaaatatatactTCAGGTCTGAGTATTAGGTTCAATGCGCAGAGATACCAAGTTATTTTCTACATGTGATACTCTTGATGACCATCTAGAATATGTAAGTGGGAATTTCTGGGAGGCATTTAGATGtatataaaacatagaaaataaatgagggaTAGAAATACATGTTTGTGCTTAAGCAATGTATAGGTGTCTACTGAAGACATAGGATTGGATAAAATCACCGAACAAGAAGGTATAAAAGGGAAAGGCTGAAGGCTTTGATGAAAGCATGAATAATATGTTGTCTAAATAGAAGCAGAGATTCCAAGGTAGAAAATCAGAATGGACAAATAATAAACACAGAGACTGCTCTGTTCGGGAAACCAAAGGTGTATTCAATAGGGGTCAGTGCTATAAAGCTGCCGAGGTAAAAAGAGCTTTATTGGATTTGGGAATAGGGAAGCTAATAGTAAACTTGATGAGGGGATTCCTCGGTTTAATGGAAAAGGAAGGTAGGTTATATTTGGTTAAGTCATAAATACGATTGAGAAATCGGGTAGATGCTTTTCCTAAGGTATATGGTTGAAAAGTGctaaagaggagagaaaaaataaaatagtaaccaAGATAAAGTTTCCAAGGGGATATTAATCAGAATTTAAGGGGACAaagtgctttttatattttactatctTTTACTTGTCTTGACCATCATGTGCATGCGAAGTAACCTGAGACAATGTGGTGataaaggaaaatcaaattaACTTATCCTCTGCTATGcttgagagaggaggggggatgATTTCAATTCTGCTAGCTAGCATGCATTCAGAGACCAGCCTGGGTTTATGGAAGTGCTCTGTAACACTTAGTTGTTCTAAAAGTTGCTTCAGTTCTATTCACCTTGGGCCATTTAGACACCTGAAGAAGGAAGGTAAAATAAAGTCTCTGAATCATTGAAAGCTGTTTGAAATTTGGAAAACTATTCTCTTGAAATTTGGCCAATTATTCTCTGGTGTGCATTTTGCCAAAAGACAAAGCCAGAAAAATCACAGTCCTGTTTTTCCTTGAAATCAATATTATGggtgtattgaaaaaaaaaaagacaatggatataagtaaaaagaagaaaatttaaagattataCCAAACAGGATGCCTACAAATAATAgtattcatattttgtttctttcattttgtatgtTCTGCACttgattttggtaatttttaatattcttataaaGTAATGAATTTGTAATAACTTCATGAAATAAACTTACaacttaaatcatttttatatatgctgCCAAAgccacttacattttttttaatgtttatttatttttgagagagagaaagaacatgagtgggagaggggtagagagagggagacacagaatctgtagcaggctccaggctgtgagctgtcagcacagagcccagcccggggctcaaacccacaaaccaggagatcatgacctgagccgaggtcggatgctcaaccaactgagccacccaggtgccccaagtcactTACATTCTTAatgtccctttttatttctttatatttaaagaaaagtagaacaaaaatTTTGCCATTATCTtgattataacattttaattgaaatgCTCTCTTTCTACTTATACAGCTCCCTGGTGAATTTTTGTATCACAGAATTTTTCCTGGACCAAATCCTTCACACTGAAAGCATAAGCGAAATCCACACATAATTCTGAGTGCTTATCAATATTCTTCTTCGGCCGAATTTAACATAACACCCTGATGAGCCAGGACTCTCTTCTCACAATTGAATTGATTATTGCTTAAAAGTAAAGATTATTCAGAGCCTGTGCTCTAGATGAGTTTATTGTAGAtttgttgtttattgtttattgttcaTCTCTTTCATGGCAAAAGGCAATCAGTCAGCAGTCACTGAGTTTATTCTCTTGGGCCTCACAGAGAATCCAGAGTTTCAGGCCATCCTCTTTTGTGTATTCCTATTGATTTACTCAGTTACTGTCCTGGGTAATCTTGGCTTGATTGTGTTAATCCAAATAAGTCCCCAGCTTCACACAcccatgtattttttcctctgtcatctggcttttgttgatttttatggtGCCTCCACCATCACTCCAAACACCCTTGCAAACTCGTTACGTGAAATTAAAAGTATGCCATTTTATGCATGTGCCACTCAAGTGTGTTGCTTTATCACATTTTCAGTTTGGGAATTATTAATGCTGTCTGTCATGGCCTATgatcgctatgtggccatctgcaacCCTCTACTCTACGTCATTCTCATGCCCAGGAAACTCTGCCTCCAAATGGTCACTGGCTCTTATATATATGGACTCACTGTAGGACTCGTACAAGCAGTGGCTACATTCCACATGTCTTTCTGTGGCTCTAATGTGGTCAACCAGTTCTACTGTGATGATGTCCCCTTGATTGCTCTGGCTTGCTCTGATACCCAAGTCAAAGAGTTGATGTTGTGGATCATTGCTGGGTTCAATGTGTTCTTTTCTCTTATCATTGTTCTCATATCCTATGTGTTCATTGTCTTCACCATCTTAAAGATCCATTCTGCTGCAGGAAGACATAAAGCCTTTTCCACCTGCGCTTCTCACCTGTTTTCTATTACCATGTATTATGGGACCCTCAGTTTTATGTACCTGTGCCCCAAGTCAAGCCACTCACTGGATAAAGACAAATTTGCCTCAGTGTTCTATGCAGTGGTGATTCCCATGTTAAACCCATTGATCTACAGCTTGAGGAATCAGGATGTAAAAAAGGCTTTCAAgaaaatctttgacaaaacataTTCTGATAATAGATAATCAGTTGTGCTGTTCCTAAAGAAACTCTGAAAATTAGGAACTTTTAAATGAAGGCTTGTGCATGGGACAGTGCCGGGAAGTGTAGAAAGCTTTGTCTTCTGAAGCTCAGTTCCCTGACTCTATTTCCTTGAAAATAGGCCTTTCTTGTTTCTGCTTACACATAgtagacattttataaatgtttatttgttttactgttgaattctaaaaagagagatgaaaacaacCCATTCTGTTTTTCCATGAGATGCTTCAACAATAGAGGTGAAGAATAAAGCACCTTAAAATCATAACTTGATCTTATTTCACTATGATATGGGGAATTTTAGGTTGTCTTCACAGACATCAACCATGCACATATGATTGAAAATACCAGGTAAGATATTCCTCCATAGTTGAACCAAAGTGAAAAAATAACAAGGTGTTCGGTTGAAGGGTTTGGATTTGAAAATGCCTGAAAAGCGACCTTGCTCTTTACTTTAAATGTCCCTGTTGATACGGTTGAACGTTTTTCATAAGACctcattttttagagcagttttagttttACCACAAACTATAGGTCTGAATTTCCTTACCTACAAAAGAAGGATGGTCTTgatgtttttatgtgttttgtacGTGACATGTGAGAATGTATCCATCCGTATAGATACACCCACCAGGAAAAGTGTGGTGAATAGAAACACCACACTTCTCTGtcaaacctattttaaaaatataagatttcATGCAACTCACAAAGTTCTCTAGCACCTCAAAGAGCACGTCTGCACTATGTTCACATTAAGTGCAGAAGGGGAAATAATCATCTGCATGAGAGGTTGCATTCTATATAATTACTGCAACTATCACAATTTCCTTCTAAAGTGGAAAAATAAGAAGATAATATTAAgaaaccaggggctcctgggtggtttagtcggttaggcatctgacttcagctcaggtcattatctctgtgagttcgaaccccgtgtcgggctctgtgctgacagctcagagcctggagcctgctttggattctgtgtttccctctctctgcccctcccctgttcatgactctgtctgtctgtctgtctgtctctctctctctctctctcaaaagtaaagatttagaaaaaagaaactaatttaattgctttttgtgaatattaaaatgataaaatcttacaaattactgttttcattaaattttgtgGCATGATCCTATAACATTCATTGAATAAATTACAGGCACACATAAATAACCTTATAACTTAAGATTATTTCTATCTGAACAAATGTGCAGGTACACTgaacttattaattcatttaataacaTAATTTCTTATAAACAAATACCTcccattatatttaaaaatcagagggggcccctgggtggctcagttgattaagcatccgacttcggctcaggtcatgatctcgcggtctgtgggtttgagcctcgcgtcgggttctgtgctgacagctcagagcctggagcctgtttcggattctgtgtctccctctttctctgaccctccctgttcatgctctctctctctctctctctctgtctcaaaaataaataaatgttaaaaaaaatttaaaaatcagataacGACCATTTAAGATTAGATCATCTGTATTGCAGTATCTTTCTTAACATCTAcaatgttaagaaagaaaaatgcaaataaacttACATTTGCATTTAGAATTGTCATATTACTAGTGATGTGAACTTAGGTACTTTACATATAACTGAGACCCAGAAGTAAACCCTCAGACAtttcttaggtttattttattgtattaggTAGGAGTGCTTGATTCAGTGCCTGGAAGCTAGTAGAAACCTGACCAGgctttgtccttctttcttcAAGACTGATAAGCTTTTGAGAGCTCGGTGAATTAATCTTTAATTATatacaacaaacatttatataaCAAACATATGCATACCACTTGTTATCACAGGATATTTTTGTAAGCACTTCATAAATATTAACTCgtttcatctttaaaacaaaccaaTTAGTAGGGTCCTCTTATTTTCTAGAATTAGAAACAGAGTCACACAGTTTAAGCCGATTGTCCAAGGGGTCGTAGTTAATAAAGGAAAGGCTTGGCATTCAAGCTCAGGCAGCCTTCCTTCCAGAATAGTAAGTTCTAACAAAGACAGGCTGCTACCTTTGCTTGAGGTACACAAAGGTGTGTTTGAGggtgtatttgaaaataatttcagtggTCTGTCAAGGCTGCAGTGGCCTGAACCAGACTCTTTGGATCATGCTGACTTCCCAGAATTGGCCTGGGTTCTTGTAGAAAAAGTCAAGGTTAGCTGAACTACAGTCACATTTTTAGTTGATTGGGAAAGAATTACAAGAAATATCAGAAGGAGGAAGTTTGATTTATTTACCCTCTTGTATTAAATTAAGCATTCGTTATGcttattttcttaactttaacAGCTTTAAGGTTTCACAACCTTTATCCAAGGCTTTCCTTGAGGCATCTTTAACCTCTTTGTTCCTTAGACTATAGATCAGGGGGTTCAACATCGGGATCACCACCGTGTAGAATACAGACGCCATTTTGTCCGTGTCCAGGGAGTGATTTGATTTGGGCTGTAGGTACATAAAGATCAAGGTGCCGTAGAAAATTGTGACAGTCACCATATGGGAGCCACAGGTGGAAATGGCCTTGCGTCGCCCCTGAGTAGAGCGGATCCTTAAGATGGCAGCAATGATAAAGATGTAGGAGGTGAGAACAATGGAAGAGGAGCAGATCATATCAAAACCAGCAAAAGCAAAGATCAGAATTTCCTTCACGTGTGTGTCTGAACAGGACAGAGCCAAGAGAGGAAGGTCATCACAGTAGAAATGGTTAATTACATTGGGGCCACAGTAAGTTAGATGGAAGGTGATAATGGTATGGAATAGGGCAACCAGAAAGCTGTAAATATATGGAACTGCCACTAATTGAATGCAGAGTCTTTTTGACATCAGGGTTGAATAGTGCAGGGGActacagatggccacatagcgatcATAGGCCATAGAAGCCAACAGGAAACACTCGGTGATCATGAAGGTGAGAAAGCAGCCCAGTTGTGTTGCACAAGCATAGAAAGGAATAGTGTTGATTTCCACAACAAAATTCACCATCATCTTTGGTGTGATAGCAGAGGAGTAGCAAAGGTCAACAAAGGCCAAGTGACTGAAGAAATAATACATAGGCGAGTGGAGTCGAGCATCAATCCTGATTAAAGTTATCAACCCCAGATTGCCCAGCACTGTGACCAGATAGATGATGAAAAACACCACAAAGCATGGGGCCTGAAGCTCTGGCTGGTCTGTGATTCCCTGGAGAATGAATTCAGTGACATGGGTGATATTGGTCTCAGCCATTTATTTAAGTGAATTTTACTGATTTCACTCCAAGTTGAAGAATAAAAATGGCACTTTTCATGGCCCCTGACAATGTTGGCAAAAGATGATCACTGGTGTCTTCTTGCCTTGAATCGTGTTGTCTTGTGGGCAAAAAGTACACCTTATATCTTGGATAACATGCAGAGGACTCTTGGCTCAGGGAGAGGAGTCCTTTACTCTCACAATAGCCTTCTTAAATGTTGTTTTGCCttgtaattttagaaaatatggaaGGGTGCTGGTTAAAATTGTAATGCTACCTGAAAGAAAACACTTGAGACCACAAACACTGACATTTCAGCATTTTTGCTGCCActatcttttctctgtatttataaatatggCAGCACAAAAATGTGTAACTCATAAATGAagctattttaacttttttcaacgTATTTGCATGTTTCCAAAGGcttaaaaaaacatcaaaataatctACTATGACTTACTTGCTTTCCTATATCCCCTCCTTCACTTACATAGACTAAGTACTTGAGGCTgtagaaactagaagaaaatt
This genomic stretch from Lynx canadensis isolate LIC74 chromosome D1, mLynCan4.pri.v2, whole genome shotgun sequence harbors:
- the LOC115525508 gene encoding olfactory receptor 1038; translation: MAETNITHVTEFILQGITDQPELQAPCFVVFFIIYLVTVLGNLGLITLIRIDARLHSPMYYFFSHLAFVDLCYSSAITPKMMVNFVVEINTIPFYACATQLGCFLTFMITECFLLASMAYDRYVAICSPLHYSTLMSKRLCIQLVAVPYIYSFLVALFHTIITFHLTYCGPNVINHFYCDDLPLLALSCSDTHVKEILIFAFAGFDMICSSSIVLTSYIFIIAAILRIRSTQGRRKAISTCGSHMVTVTIFYGTLIFMYLQPKSNHSLDTDKMASVFYTVVIPMLNPLIYSLRNKEVKDASRKALDKGCETLKLLKLRK
- the LOC115526396 gene encoding olfactory receptor 5AL1-like yields the protein MAKGNQSAVTEFILLGLTENPEFQAILFCVFLLIYSVTVLGNLGLIVLIQISPQLHTPMYFFLCHLAFVDFYGASTITPNTLANSLREIKSMPFYACATQVCCFITFSVWELLMLSVMAYDRYVAICNPLLYVILMPRKLCLQMVTGSYIYGLTVGLVQAVATFHMSFCGSNVVNQFYCDDVPLIALACSDTQVKELMLWIIAGFNVFFSLIIVLISYVFIVFTILKIHSAAGRHKAFSTCASHLFSITMYYGTLSFMYLCPKSSHSLDKDKFASVFYAVVIPMLNPLIYSLRNQDVKKAFKKIFDKTYSDNR